The Gemmata palustris genome includes a region encoding these proteins:
- a CDS encoding YsnF/AvaK domain-containing protein, protein MPARKKHHTIGVFESKARAEQAIADLRAAGFEESKIGMVYRDAAGKTVKTGAADETHAEEGAIAGALAGATGGALVGAGILAGVIPVIGPVLALGTLGTVLVNAAGGAALIGLAGALVGWGIPEEDAEFYEREVENGRYLVTVDANGRGLEARDIMHRRSGFDRQGWTAVRADRANIVADGRFEAQDGRVIQLREEQLRANTEEIETGSVSVRKEVHTEQRQLTVPVEHEEVVIERRPATGTASGEIRAEEIRIPVKEERVRVTKEPVVTEEVTVGKRKVRENRTVSGTVRKEEAVVESEGGAKVRQTVKAGKK, encoded by the coding sequence ATGCCAGCGAGAAAGAAGCACCACACCATCGGTGTGTTTGAATCGAAAGCACGGGCCGAACAAGCGATCGCGGACCTTCGAGCCGCCGGCTTTGAAGAGAGTAAAATCGGGATGGTGTACCGCGACGCGGCCGGCAAAACGGTGAAGACCGGGGCCGCGGACGAGACCCACGCCGAGGAAGGCGCAATAGCCGGCGCGTTGGCCGGGGCCACGGGCGGGGCCCTCGTGGGGGCGGGTATTCTTGCCGGCGTGATCCCGGTCATCGGGCCGGTTCTGGCGCTCGGTACCCTCGGGACCGTGCTCGTTAACGCCGCGGGCGGCGCGGCCCTGATCGGGCTGGCGGGTGCGCTCGTCGGTTGGGGCATCCCGGAGGAGGACGCCGAGTTCTACGAGCGCGAAGTCGAGAACGGACGGTATCTCGTAACCGTTGATGCGAACGGGCGGGGGCTGGAGGCCCGCGACATCATGCACCGCCGGAGCGGGTTCGACCGCCAGGGGTGGACCGCCGTTCGCGCCGATCGCGCGAACATCGTGGCCGACGGCCGGTTCGAGGCGCAGGACGGGCGCGTGATTCAGCTCCGCGAGGAACAGCTCCGGGCCAACACGGAAGAAATCGAGACGGGCAGCGTGAGCGTTCGGAAAGAAGTTCACACCGAGCAGCGGCAACTCACCGTCCCGGTGGAGCACGAAGAGGTGGTCATCGAACGGCGCCCCGCGACCGGGACGGCGTCCGGAGAGATTCGGGCCGAAGAGATCCGCATACCGGTCAAAGAAGAGCGTGTGCGCGTGACTAAAGAGCCGGTCGTTACGGAAGAGGTAACGGTCGGCAAACGAAAGGTGCGCGAGAACCGAACGGTCAGCGGCACCGTGCGCAAAGAAGAAGCTGTCGTCGAATCCGAGGGCGGTGCCAAGGTGCGCCAGACGGTGAAAGCCGGTAAGAAGTAA
- a CDS encoding TIGR02996 domain-containing protein: protein MWNLIELEPIPGRVRAVSAPDHRQMLVVWTTDGLYGLWFGRAATSLRMGSSADAERAFDTARGVLAWRGAEFSMHGECGAPGTRYGCELPARSPQGDRLAFDPAGRLTGIDAPEDARVAITDAPRAGKWAAIGFSADGRYLLVADEWDVRLFRYAPPKGRPVRAHSVDQLALVRAIATEPNDDTPRLVYADWLQENAQPERAEFIRLQCAHARQLRAGKFFAGAEREQELLARFGDVWQAEYPVIRGVTWSGFWRGFPGVTVLNAGTLARNAKAIWDAAPVESVVVQKMDLKSATALAKCPFLDRLRVLEFRNYRADSAPLHALVGGAALSGLWWLAFGGNTRLDAPVLEVVASSDALRNLEILTLRWCSISDAGALALVASSHMNNLRELDLTGNAFTADVPSALRKRFPGVHF, encoded by the coding sequence GCAGATGCTCGTGGTGTGGACCACCGACGGGCTGTACGGGCTCTGGTTCGGGCGCGCGGCGACGAGCCTCCGCATGGGCAGTTCCGCCGATGCGGAACGAGCGTTTGATACCGCGCGGGGCGTGCTGGCGTGGCGCGGGGCGGAGTTCTCCATGCACGGCGAGTGCGGCGCGCCGGGCACCCGGTACGGCTGCGAACTGCCCGCGCGTTCGCCCCAAGGGGACCGACTCGCGTTCGATCCCGCGGGCCGGTTAACCGGGATCGACGCGCCCGAAGACGCGCGCGTTGCGATCACCGATGCGCCGCGCGCCGGGAAGTGGGCGGCCATCGGATTTTCGGCCGACGGCCGGTACCTGCTCGTCGCGGACGAGTGGGACGTCCGGCTCTTCCGCTACGCGCCGCCGAAGGGCCGGCCGGTGCGCGCGCACTCGGTCGATCAACTCGCACTGGTCCGCGCGATCGCGACCGAACCGAACGACGACACCCCGCGCCTCGTGTACGCGGACTGGCTCCAGGAAAATGCTCAGCCCGAGCGCGCCGAATTCATTCGTCTGCAGTGCGCCCACGCGCGCCAGTTGCGCGCGGGGAAATTCTTCGCCGGCGCGGAGCGCGAACAAGAACTGCTCGCGCGCTTCGGCGACGTGTGGCAGGCCGAGTACCCGGTCATCCGGGGCGTAACGTGGTCGGGCTTTTGGCGCGGGTTCCCCGGCGTAACCGTACTAAACGCGGGCACGCTCGCGCGAAACGCAAAAGCGATCTGGGACGCAGCGCCCGTCGAGTCCGTCGTGGTCCAGAAAATGGACCTGAAAAGTGCGACCGCGCTCGCGAAGTGCCCGTTTTTGGACCGGCTCCGGGTACTCGAATTTCGCAACTACCGGGCGGATTCCGCGCCACTTCACGCGCTCGTGGGTGGCGCGGCGCTGAGCGGGTTGTGGTGGCTCGCGTTCGGAGGAAACACGCGCCTCGATGCGCCCGTGCTCGAGGTCGTTGCGTCCAGCGACGCGCTCCGAAACCTGGAAATACTGACACTTCGCTGGTGCTCGATCAGCGACGCCGGCGCCCTCGCGCTGGTCGCGTCGTCTCACATGAATAATCTTCGCGAACTCGATCTGACCGGCAACGCATTCACCGCCGACGTACCTTCCGCGCTGCGTAAGCGGTTCCCGGGTGTTCATTTCTGA